Part of the Drosophila pseudoobscura strain MV-25-SWS-2005 chromosome 2, UCI_Dpse_MV25, whole genome shotgun sequence genome, TTGCCGGGAAGCATGACCGTCTACGACATCGACTGGCTGGCCGTGTGGTGTGTGGAGTACAGGCACAACTTCGGGCACGTCTACATACCCCGGGACATGGACGTGCCGCCAGCCCTGGGCCAGACAAAGATCACGGTAAGTGAGGGATCGAGTGAAAGTTCACGTACCTACTCGCATAGATAGTTGTGGAACACAGCCCCGATCCATCTGCTAGCATTTGCTCATTTGCACACAACTCATAATGTATATCTCTTTGACTTATGCTCGCCGCATTAGCCTCCATGGTGGTATTCACCCGTGAGTACTAGACTTAGCCTCATGCATGCCTgccccacagcccacagccgcCCCTCTAACACTCTCCCCCTGTGCCCATTGCagaccaccaccaccccccggCCAGTGTACAGCAACTGCCGGGAGATCCTGCCCAACAAGCTGCAGGTCAAGTGGGAGCTGCAGGGTGAGTATCTGCAGATAGAGCTCTTCGGGCGCATCACGGAGGATCAGTACATGGCCTTTGGTCTCTCGGGGGCCAATGGGCGTGCCCAGATGTCCCAGTCCGATGTGGTGGTGGCCTTCTATGACACCAATGCCCGTGTGTTCCGGGCCGAGGATTACTTCATCTCCGATCTGTCCCAGTGCGATGGTCAGCGCGGCGCCTGTCCCGATGAGCGGATTGGGGCCCGCAACgatgtgcatgtgtgtaagTGACCGGAAGTCCTAGATCATCTGGTCCAGTCTGCTACTAATCCTCACCTTTCTAGTGAGTGGGGATCGCAAGAACGGGGTGACTAGCATCCGATACAAGCGTTTGCTGCAGACGAACGAGGTCATCTACGATTCGGCCATTCCCATCGACCGCGAGGTGTCCGTTATCGCTGCCATTGGACCGCTCAATGCCCGCAAGGAGGCCAATGCCCACTCGCACACCGCCAGCGACCACAACCAGGAGGACATTCGCATCAACTTTTCGGCTCGGGTAAGTCCTAAATACTCCTCAAAGAGTAATGGACCTCAGTTTCGGGTTTTTTCAGAACGATCATGCCTGCAAGAGTTCGCTGTATGAGGTGAAGGACGAGAGCGGACCCAGGCCATGGCCCACGCGAAAGATCGAAGGTGTCAGGAAGTTCCGTGCCAGCATTGGTCCGACGGGTGGCAAGCGAGGCTATACGGCCATCACGGGTGTGCCCTCGTGGGGCATTGCCTGGTATGTGAACGATCTGCTGATACCTGAGATCACTGTGGAGCGTGGCCTGAACTACGAGTTCATCATCGAAGGCGGCAGCGATCCCGCCCAGCCAGCTAGGTGAGTACCCGCTTGCTCCACAACGATTTCTCTCCACTAAGCGGCATCTTCTTGCCCCACAGATATCATCCATTCTATATCACAGACTCGCCGGAGGGCGGCCTGGGCCAGAAGATTGGTCTGGAGGCCAGGAAACAAAAGGCATACGCCGGTGTGGAGTACGACGAGGATGGCAATGCCATACCAACGAGCGGTGAGTGAAGCAACTCTCCCATAATCATACATGCTTTAATGATTTCCTCATCCAGCTGGGCGCTATTGCGAGTGGGAGCATCAGACCATTGATCGATCAGCTGAGATCGAGACCTTTGAGGAGTACGTCAAAACGCTGGTCTTCAAGTGCGAGGATGGAGAGCCGGGCTATCTCAACTGGACAGTTCCCATGAATGCCCCAGATCAGCTGTACTATCAGGTTAGTCCCACTAAACCGCCTGGATAAGATTTCACAATACATAAGGCCGTCCTTCTCCTCTT contains:
- the LOC4801574 gene encoding protein Skeletor, isoforms B/C isoform X2, translating into MWRRRATKLFVETTTPSPSASPSASAWRNTRRQGQTGEPTTATAKATIRRTRTSTAQGLTITWLLPFAVVAAVAMMLNCLVVCQAARRAPPEPYYGRYIGDFTNFAHGIKGHIYAVDESTMFVKSFAYDGTGPDAFFWVGKTPRPSPDGYIIPYPEEYTGVDPPILQAHNKTDIILRLPMGKRIKDIRWLSVWCRRFTVDFGEVFIPPGLDIPKPRVLPEFKRLAHGLRSSNISVLDAKTFYIPNLHYDGAGPDAYFWVGNGSEPNIMGIKVPNEVGSLEPLRGYQGEDIEIQLPGSMTVYDIDWLAVWCVEYRHNFGHVYIPRDMDVPPALGQTKITTTTTPRPVYSNCREILPNKLQVKWELQGEYLQIELFGRITEDQYMAFGLSGANGRAQMSQSDVVVAFYDTNARVFRAEDYFISDLSQCDGQRGACPDERIGARNDVHVLSGDRKNGVTSIRYKRLLQTNEVIYDSAIPIDREVSVIAAIGPLNARKEANAHSHTASDHNQEDIRINFSARNDHACKSSLYEVKDESGPRPWPTRKIEGVRKFRASIGPTGGKRGYTAITGVPSWGIAWYVNDLLIPEITVERGLNYEFIIEGGSDPAQPARYHPFYITDSPEGGLGQKIGLEARKQKAYAGVEYDEDGNAIPTSAGRYCEWEHQTIDRSAEIETFEEYVKTLVFKCEDGEPGYLNWTVPMNAPDQLYYQCFTHNNLGWKINVVDMGASGGSDGSRGLMVYVISTVFSLVATRLLLTGHVLA
- the LOC4801574 gene encoding protein Skeletor, isoforms B/C isoform X1, producing the protein MWRRRATKLFVETTTPSPSASPSASAWRNTRRQGQTGEPTTATAKATIRRTRTSTAQGLTITWLLPFAVVAAVAMMLNCLVVCQAARRAPPEPYYGRYIGDFTNFAHGIKGHIYAVDESTMFVKSFAYDGTGPDAFFWVGKTPRPSPDGYIIPYPEEYTGVDPPILQAHNKTDIILRLPMGKRIKDIRWLSVWCRRFTVDFGEVFIPPGLDIPKPRVLPEFKRLAHGLRSSNISVLDAKTFYIPNLHYDGAGPDAYFWVGNGSEPNIMGIKVPNEVGSLEPLRGYQGEDIEIQLPGSMTVYDIDWLAVWCVEYRHNFGHVYIPRDMDVPPALGQTKITPPWWYSPTTTTPRPVYSNCREILPNKLQVKWELQGEYLQIELFGRITEDQYMAFGLSGANGRAQMSQSDVVVAFYDTNARVFRAEDYFISDLSQCDGQRGACPDERIGARNDVHVLSGDRKNGVTSIRYKRLLQTNEVIYDSAIPIDREVSVIAAIGPLNARKEANAHSHTASDHNQEDIRINFSARNDHACKSSLYEVKDESGPRPWPTRKIEGVRKFRASIGPTGGKRGYTAITGVPSWGIAWYVNDLLIPEITVERGLNYEFIIEGGSDPAQPARYHPFYITDSPEGGLGQKIGLEARKQKAYAGVEYDEDGNAIPTSAGRYCEWEHQTIDRSAEIETFEEYVKTLVFKCEDGEPGYLNWTVPMNAPDQLYYQCFTHNNLGWKINVVDMGASGGSDGSRGLMVYVISTVFSLVATRLLLTGHVLA